The Anoxybacillus flavithermus genome has a segment encoding these proteins:
- a CDS encoding D-alanyl-D-alanine carboxypeptidase, which produces MKRFFYALAIVLLFVPIVSVHAEQPKVELATEARSAILIERDTGAILYEKNAHEPLPPASMTKIMTMLLIMEAIDQGKLKLDERVRASEYAASMGGSQIFLEPGEEMTVDDLLKGIAIGSGNDASVALAERIAGSEEAFVHLMNEKARQLGLKHTAFENTTGLPAKNHYSTAYDMAMMAKELLKYDLITKYTGTYEDYLRENTDKKFWLVNTNRLVKFYPGVDGLKTGYTSEAKYCLTATAKKGNMRVIAVVFGAPTPKARNAQITKMLDYAFSHYETKPLYKKGETITMLPVSKGKKKSVAVVTSEPISVLLKKGEKSDAVKTTWKLKETVKAPVKKGDTLGTLVVKKDGTVIAKSPLVAKEQVDEANIWELFKRMFNSFSRTS; this is translated from the coding sequence ATGAAGCGATTTTTTTACGCACTTGCCATCGTGTTATTATTTGTTCCGATCGTATCCGTGCATGCGGAACAACCGAAAGTTGAGTTAGCAACGGAGGCAAGATCGGCCATTTTAATTGAACGAGATACAGGGGCTATTTTGTATGAAAAAAATGCCCACGAGCCACTTCCGCCAGCGAGCATGACGAAAATTATGACGATGCTTCTCATTATGGAAGCGATTGATCAAGGGAAGTTAAAGTTAGACGAACGGGTGCGGGCAAGTGAATACGCTGCATCGATGGGTGGTTCGCAAATTTTTCTTGAACCAGGAGAAGAAATGACGGTTGACGATTTGTTAAAAGGTATTGCGATCGGATCGGGCAATGATGCGTCCGTTGCGTTAGCGGAACGAATTGCAGGATCAGAAGAAGCGTTCGTCCATCTGATGAACGAAAAAGCAAGACAGCTTGGGCTCAAGCATACGGCATTTGAAAATACGACAGGTTTACCAGCGAAAAATCATTATAGCACCGCGTACGATATGGCGATGATGGCGAAGGAACTATTGAAATATGATTTAATTACAAAATACACAGGTACGTATGAAGATTATTTGCGAGAAAATACGGATAAAAAATTTTGGCTGGTCAATACAAATCGCCTCGTGAAATTTTATCCGGGTGTTGACGGATTAAAAACAGGTTATACGAGCGAAGCGAAATATTGTTTAACGGCAACAGCGAAAAAAGGGAATATGCGCGTTATTGCTGTTGTGTTTGGAGCGCCAACACCAAAGGCAAGAAACGCCCAAATTACGAAAATGTTAGATTACGCTTTTAGCCACTACGAAACGAAACCACTTTATAAAAAAGGGGAAACGATCACCATGCTTCCTGTCAGCAAAGGAAAGAAAAAGTCGGTCGCCGTTGTGACGTCTGAGCCCATTTCTGTTTTGTTGAAAAAAGGGGAAAAATCAGACGCAGTAAAAACGACATGGAAGTTAAAAGAAACAGTGAAAGCACCTGTGAAAAAAGGAGATACACTCGGTACGCTCGTTGTGAAAAAAGATGGAACGGTGATTGCCAAAAGTCCTTTAGTGGCAAAAGAACAAGTGGACGAAGCAAATATATGGGAGTTGTTCAAACGAATGTTTAACTCATTCTCACGCACATCTTGA
- a CDS encoding stage V sporulation protein AA: MKETIFLKMRHRIQVKPNATIRVGDVAQVVATKRIDDIVQTPIYTVQRKDRNIVIIDVMHVMKALMNVVPQDDIQSLGPSQTIVEVVYEKKRWGYLYVPIVWLLLFIGSGLAIMNFHEDVSMQQVQQRLYRVITGKDVEKPLWFQIPYSLGLGIGMILFFNHFFKKRINEEPSPLEVEMFQYQQSLDQYVIMHENKEAMRRMDDDS, encoded by the coding sequence ATGAAAGAAACGATTTTTTTGAAAATGCGTCATCGTATTCAAGTGAAGCCGAATGCAACGATTCGGGTAGGGGATGTGGCACAAGTTGTCGCAACAAAACGAATCGATGATATTGTACAAACTCCTATTTATACGGTGCAGAGAAAAGATCGCAACATTGTCATTATCGATGTGATGCATGTGATGAAAGCGTTAATGAACGTTGTTCCTCAAGACGATATTCAATCGCTTGGACCGTCCCAAACGATCGTTGAGGTCGTTTATGAGAAAAAGCGTTGGGGGTATTTGTACGTCCCAATCGTATGGCTTCTTCTATTCATTGGCTCCGGTCTTGCGATTATGAACTTTCACGAAGATGTGAGCATGCAGCAAGTGCAGCAACGGTTATATCGAGTCATTACAGGAAAGGACGTAGAAAAACCGTTATGGTTTCAAATTCCGTATTCGCTCGGGCTTGGAATTGGCATGATTTTATTTTTTAATCACTTTTTTAAAAAGCGAATTAATGAAGAACCGAGCCCACTTGAAGTTGAGATGTTTCAATACCAACAATCGCTCGATCAATATGTCATTATGCATGAAAATAAAGAGGCAATGAGGCGAATGGATGATGATTCGTGA
- a CDS encoding transposase encodes MIRTYKVMLLPNNKQKTKLFQCAGVARWAYNFALAQQQENDKQGGQFLSDGELRKRLTQLKQTKEYSWLNQFPNNITKQAMKDACQAYKNFFEGRAKFSKFKTKKRTRPSFYQDTAKIKVTDTHVKLEKLTPSKKKTRQKLNWVRLAERGRIPYGKHVKYVNPRIVFDGMNWFLTVGVEEAEVKHETYNEGIGIDLGIKPFATVSNGMTFPNIHHMPQVKKLEKQMKRMQRKISRKYEMNKIQIEGGEFRYRKTENIKKYEFLVLKKRRRLKISS; translated from the coding sequence ATGATTCGCACGTACAAAGTCATGCTTCTGCCCAATAATAAGCAAAAGACGAAACTCTTTCAATGCGCAGGTGTTGCCAGATGGGCGTATAACTTTGCATTAGCACAACAACAAGAAAATGATAAACAAGGTGGTCAATTTTTAAGTGATGGTGAACTAAGAAAAAGGTTAACGCAGCTCAAACAAACGAAAGAGTACAGTTGGCTCAATCAATTCCCAAACAACATCACAAAACAAGCAATGAAAGATGCGTGTCAAGCCTACAAAAACTTTTTTGAAGGACGGGCGAAGTTTTCGAAGTTTAAAACAAAAAAGCGAACACGCCCAAGTTTTTATCAAGACACCGCCAAAATCAAAGTGACCGACACGCATGTGAAACTAGAAAAACTCACCCCATCTAAGAAGAAAACCAGGCAAAAATTGAATTGGGTTCGTTTGGCGGAACGAGGACGTATTCCGTACGGAAAACATGTAAAATACGTCAATCCGCGCATCGTGTTTGATGGGATGAACTGGTTTTTAACGGTCGGTGTAGAGGAAGCGGAAGTGAAACATGAAACGTACAACGAAGGCATCGGCATTGATTTAGGGATAAAACCGTTCGCTACCGTCAGCAATGGGATGACATTTCCTAACATCCATCACATGCCTCAAGTGAAAAAGCTTGAAAAACAAATGAAGCGAATGCAAAGAAAAATATCGCGAAAATATGAAATGAACAAAATCCAAATTGAAGGAGGTGAATTCCGTTACAGAAAAACGGAAAACATCAAGAAATATGAATTCCTTGTTTTGAAAAAACGCCGAAGGCTAAAAATATCCAGCTAA
- a CDS encoding ADP-ribose pyrophosphatase, giving the protein MDHLYEKTMNQQRIFSGKVIDVYVEDVLLPNGETSKREIVKHPGAVAVLAITEENKIVLVRQYRKALERVLVEIPAGKLEKGEAPLETAKRELEEETGYVCEKMEPLHSFYTSPGFADELVHIFLAKGLTKKSEKQMLDDDEFVDVLEVTLEEALKMVEDKQIYDAKTIYALLYWQLHM; this is encoded by the coding sequence ATGGATCATTTATATGAAAAAACGATGAATCAACAGCGTATTTTTTCCGGAAAAGTGATTGATGTGTATGTTGAAGATGTATTATTGCCAAATGGAGAAACGAGCAAGCGAGAAATTGTCAAGCATCCTGGAGCAGTTGCGGTACTTGCGATAACGGAAGAAAATAAAATCGTGCTCGTTCGTCAATATCGAAAAGCGCTAGAGAGGGTGCTGGTGGAAATTCCAGCAGGGAAGCTCGAGAAAGGGGAGGCACCGCTTGAAACAGCCAAGCGTGAACTAGAAGAAGAGACGGGGTATGTATGTGAAAAAATGGAGCCGCTCCACTCTTTTTACACATCGCCTGGGTTTGCAGATGAATTAGTACATATATTCCTTGCGAAAGGACTGACGAAAAAAAGCGAAAAGCAAATGCTCGATGACGACGAGTTTGTAGATGTGCTCGAAGTCACGTTAGAAGAAGCGTTGAAGATGGTTGAAGATAAACAAATTTACGATGCAAAAACGATTTACGCTCTTTTATATTGGCAACTGCATATGTAA
- a CDS encoding site-specific tyrosine recombinase XerD, whose amino-acid sequence MEDQVKDFIHYLIVERNLAHNTIVSYERDLKKYVQYLQKVEQLCHWNDVNRFHIMQFLKFLKEKGSSPKTIARHLASVRSFHQFLLREKAVDQDPTVHIETPQLPRKLPNVLSMAEVEALLEAPKQNTPFSIRDKAMLELLYATGIRVSELIQLNISDVHLTMGFIRCYGKGRKERIVPIGKMATEALKRYIEQGRPELLQRKKGTTDALFLNHHGERLTRQGCWKILKRLAQEANIQKQLTPHTLRHSFATHLLENGADLRAVQEMLGHADISTTQIYTHVTKTRLKDVYKQFHPRA is encoded by the coding sequence GTGGAAGATCAAGTAAAAGATTTTATTCACTATTTAATTGTTGAGCGCAATTTAGCACATAACACGATCGTATCATATGAGCGTGACTTAAAAAAATACGTTCAATATTTACAAAAAGTCGAACAACTATGTCATTGGAACGATGTAAACCGTTTTCATATTATGCAATTTTTAAAGTTTTTGAAAGAAAAAGGAAGTTCACCGAAAACGATCGCCCGTCATCTAGCATCTGTTCGATCGTTTCATCAATTTTTATTGCGTGAAAAAGCGGTTGATCAAGATCCGACCGTTCATATCGAGACGCCGCAACTGCCACGAAAATTGCCTAACGTGTTATCGATGGCGGAAGTTGAGGCTTTACTCGAAGCACCGAAACAAAACACACCGTTTAGCATTCGCGATAAGGCGATGTTGGAACTTTTATATGCGACAGGTATTCGTGTAAGCGAGCTCATTCAATTGAACATATCTGACGTTCATTTGACGATGGGATTTATTCGTTGTTACGGAAAAGGTCGAAAAGAGCGCATCGTTCCAATCGGGAAAATGGCGACAGAAGCATTAAAGCGGTATATAGAGCAAGGTCGACCAGAACTGTTACAAAGAAAAAAGGGCACGACAGACGCGTTGTTTTTAAACCATCATGGTGAGCGTTTAACACGACAAGGATGCTGGAAAATTTTAAAGCGGCTCGCTCAAGAAGCGAACATTCAAAAACAATTAACTCCTCATACGTTGCGCCATTCGTTTGCGACGCATTTATTAGAAAATGGCGCCGATTTGCGCGCCGTGCAAGAAATGCTCGGACATGCGGATATTTCTACAACGCAAATTTATACGCACGTAACGAAAACGCGTTTAAAAGATGTATACAAACAGTTTCATCCACGAGCGTAA
- a CDS encoding transposase, protein MEDLNTSGMLKNRKLSKVIQQQTFHEFKRQMTYKCAWHGIELIVADRFYPSSKMCSRCGHVKEKLSLSERTYRCEACGIEMDRDLNASINLKNYAK, encoded by the coding sequence ATGGAAGACTTGAATACAAGTGGCATGTTAAAAAATCGGAAGCTATCGAAAGTGATTCAACAACAAACATTCCACGAGTTCAAGCGGCAAATGACGTACAAATGTGCATGGCATGGGATCGAGTTGATCGTGGCGGATCGGTTTTATCCGTCAAGCAAAATGTGTAGCCGTTGCGGTCATGTAAAAGAGAAGCTTTCTTTATCCGAACGGACGTATCGCTGTGAAGCTTGCGGGATAGAAATGGATCGCGACCTCAACGCAAGCATCAACTTGAAAAACTATGCCAAGTAA
- a CDS encoding stage II sporulation protein M: MRKRSWTTTWGQHVQEHYTTYVFTVVLFVMGIIFGAIVVNSLSFSQKEDLYYYLTNFFGQVSAGNMANAHDVWKESFLQNLKYIGLMWILAMSLVGLPLILILLFLKGLVVGFTVGFLVSQMGWNGFLLAFVSVVPQNIILVPIFIVMAAVSISFSLKMIRHQFVKRTYEPIFRAMLRYTFVMLSFSIALALASSLEAYVSPLLMKEVVQWIEK, from the coding sequence ATGAGAAAACGATCATGGACGACAACATGGGGTCAACACGTACAAGAGCATTACACGACATATGTATTTACCGTCGTTCTTTTTGTGATGGGCATTATTTTTGGTGCTATTGTCGTCAATAGCTTAAGCTTTAGCCAAAAAGAAGATTTATATTATTATTTAACGAATTTTTTTGGACAAGTTTCTGCAGGAAACATGGCGAATGCACATGATGTATGGAAAGAAAGTTTTTTGCAAAATTTGAAATATATCGGCTTGATGTGGATTTTAGCGATGTCGCTTGTGGGGCTACCACTTATTTTAATTTTATTATTTTTAAAAGGCCTCGTTGTTGGATTTACAGTTGGGTTTTTAGTCAGCCAAATGGGGTGGAACGGATTTTTGCTAGCTTTCGTATCTGTCGTTCCGCAAAATATTATTCTCGTTCCGATCTTTATTGTGATGGCGGCTGTATCCATTTCATTTTCTTTAAAAATGATTCGTCATCAATTTGTGAAACGAACATATGAACCAATTTTTCGTGCGATGCTTCGCTATACGTTTGTTATGTTATCGTTTAGTATCGCTTTAGCGTTAGCCTCTTCTCTTGAGGCATACGTATCCCCGTTACTCATGAAAGAAGTTGTGCAATGGATAGAAAAATAA
- a CDS encoding phosphopentomutase, translating into MKPAYKRVFLIVMDSVGIGEAPDAEKYNDKGADTLGHIAQHRGGLHMPNMAKLGLSNIREIEGIPKAEKPLAYFTKMQEASAGKDTMTGHWELMGLRIDTPFQVFPDGFPNELIEELEKRTGRKVIGNKPASGTAIIDELGPEHMETGALIVYTSADSVLQIAAHEEIIPLEELYRICKIARELTLDEKYMVGRVIARPFIGTPGNFQRTANRHDYALKPFGRTVMNELQDAGYDVIAIGKIADIYDNEGVTQTLRTKSNMDGMDKLVDTLQMDFTGLSFLNLVDFDALYGHRRDPKGYGDALEEFDARLPEVFERLKEDDLLIITADHGNDPVHHGTDHTREYVPLLVYSPRMNGGKQLPLRETFADVGATIAENFGVKMPKYGTSFLQELK; encoded by the coding sequence GTGAAACCTGCATATAAACGTGTATTTTTAATTGTGATGGACTCAGTTGGAATTGGCGAAGCGCCAGATGCTGAAAAATATAACGATAAAGGCGCGGATACGCTTGGGCATATTGCACAACATCGCGGTGGCTTACATATGCCGAACATGGCCAAGCTAGGCTTAAGCAACATTCGTGAAATTGAAGGGATTCCAAAAGCAGAAAAGCCACTCGCGTATTTTACGAAAATGCAAGAAGCGTCCGCTGGAAAAGATACGATGACAGGTCATTGGGAGTTAATGGGTCTTCGTATCGATACACCGTTTCAAGTATTTCCTGACGGATTTCCAAACGAGCTAATTGAGGAATTAGAAAAACGAACAGGAAGAAAAGTGATCGGCAATAAACCAGCAAGTGGCACGGCGATTATTGATGAACTTGGCCCTGAACATATGGAAACAGGTGCGCTTATTGTATATACGTCAGCCGACTCAGTGTTACAAATCGCAGCGCATGAAGAAATCATCCCGTTAGAAGAACTATATCGCATTTGTAAAATTGCGCGTGAATTGACGCTTGATGAAAAGTATATGGTCGGTCGCGTCATTGCTCGTCCATTCATCGGCACGCCAGGCAATTTCCAGCGTACAGCCAACCGTCATGACTATGCGTTAAAACCGTTCGGACGAACGGTGATGAACGAACTGCAAGATGCTGGGTATGATGTCATTGCGATCGGAAAAATTGCTGACATTTACGATAACGAAGGTGTGACACAAACGTTGCGCACAAAATCAAACATGGACGGAATGGACAAATTAGTCGATACGTTGCAAATGGACTTTACGGGACTCAGCTTTTTGAACCTTGTCGATTTTGATGCGTTGTACGGTCATCGCCGTGATCCAAAAGGATATGGTGATGCGTTAGAAGAGTTCGACGCCCGTTTACCAGAAGTGTTTGAACGTTTAAAAGAAGACGATTTATTAATCATTACAGCGGATCATGGAAATGACCCGGTTCATCACGGCACAGATCATACGCGTGAATACGTACCGCTTCTTGTGTATAGCCCACGCATGAACGGAGGTAAACAACTTCCATTGCGTGAAACGTTTGCAGATGTAGGGGCAACGATTGCAGAAAACTTCGGTGTGAAGATGCCAAAATACGGAACGAGTTTTTTACAAGAGTTGAAATAA
- a CDS encoding anti-sigma F factor antagonist: MSLSIQLEVKQHVLLVRLAGELDHHTAEQLRAEITDVLERERIKAIVLNLNELTFMDSSGLGVILGRYKQIQRMGGEMVVCSVSPSIKRLFDMSGLFKIIRLEVNEQYALQTLGVA; encoded by the coding sequence GTGAGTTTATCGATTCAATTAGAAGTGAAACAACATGTATTGCTCGTACGATTAGCTGGCGAGCTCGATCATCATACAGCGGAACAGTTGCGTGCAGAAATTACGGATGTATTAGAACGAGAACGAATAAAAGCAATCGTTTTAAACTTAAATGAGTTAACGTTTATGGATAGCTCAGGATTAGGTGTTATTTTAGGAAGATATAAACAAATACAACGCATGGGTGGAGAGATGGTTGTCTGTTCCGTTTCTCCTTCCATTAAGCGTTTATTTGATATGTCAGGGCTGTTTAAAATTATTCGTTTAGAAGTGAATGAACAGTATGCATTACAAACGTTGGGGGTGGCGTAA
- a CDS encoding RNA polymerase sporulation sigma factor SigF gives MDVEVQAVKDHEIKELIRRSQQGDQQARDEIIEKNMRLVWSVVQRFLNRGYEPEDLFQIGCIGLMKSVDKFDLSYDVKFSTYAVPMILGEIQRFIRDDGSVKVSRSLKEIGNKIRKAKDELSKQNGRVPTVNEIAQFLQISPEDVVLAQEAVRSPTSIHETVYENDGDPITLLDQIADEQDVWFDKIALKKAMEELDERERLIVYLRYYKDQTQSEVAARLGISQVQVSRLEKKILQQMKARMDE, from the coding sequence ATGGATGTCGAGGTACAAGCTGTCAAAGACCATGAGATCAAAGAATTGATTCGGAGGAGCCAGCAAGGTGATCAGCAAGCGCGCGATGAGATTATTGAAAAAAATATGCGGCTTGTTTGGTCGGTTGTGCAGCGGTTTTTAAACCGCGGATACGAGCCTGAAGATTTGTTTCAAATCGGTTGCATCGGTTTAATGAAATCGGTCGATAAGTTTGATTTATCTTACGACGTCAAATTTTCAACGTATGCGGTACCGATGATTCTTGGGGAAATTCAACGATTCATTCGCGATGATGGGTCCGTCAAAGTGAGCCGTTCATTAAAAGAAATTGGCAATAAAATTAGAAAGGCAAAAGACGAATTATCGAAACAAAACGGTCGCGTCCCAACGGTGAATGAAATTGCACAGTTTTTGCAAATTTCACCCGAGGATGTTGTGCTAGCTCAAGAAGCTGTCCGTTCACCGACGTCCATTCATGAAACGGTGTACGAAAACGATGGTGATCCGATTACGCTGCTCGATCAAATTGCGGACGAACAAGACGTTTGGTTTGACAAAATCGCATTAAAAAAAGCAATGGAAGAGCTAGATGAACGAGAGCGACTCATCGTCTACTTGCGCTATTATAAAGACCAAACCCAATCAGAAGTGGCAGCTAGATTAGGCATCTCTCAAGTACAAGTGTCTCGTTTAGAGAAGAAAATATTGCAACAAATGAAAGCCCGAATGGATGAATAA
- a CDS encoding anti-sigma F factor → MRNEMHLQFSALSQNESFARVTVAAFVAQLDPTLDELTEIKTVVSEAVTNAIIHGYENDPSGVVYISVIIEGHTVHLTIRDHGKGIENVEEARQPLFTTKPELERSGMGFTIMENFMDEVNIYSKVNEGTTVELIKHLTKSKALCN, encoded by the coding sequence ATGAGAAATGAAATGCACCTTCAGTTTTCCGCCCTCAGCCAAAATGAATCGTTTGCTCGTGTGACGGTTGCAGCGTTTGTTGCGCAACTCGATCCGACGCTCGATGAGTTAACCGAAATTAAAACAGTCGTATCTGAAGCTGTAACAAATGCGATTATTCACGGCTACGAAAATGATCCAAGCGGCGTTGTCTACATTTCTGTCATCATTGAAGGACATACGGTTCATTTAACGATTCGCGACCACGGAAAAGGGATTGAAAATGTGGAAGAAGCGCGACAGCCGTTATTTACGACAAAGCCAGAGCTCGAGCGTTCTGGTATGGGTTTTACAATTATGGAGAATTTCATGGATGAAGTAAACATTTACTCAAAAGTGAATGAAGGAACAACGGTGGAGCTGATTAAGCATTTAACGAAAAGCAAAGCGCTATGTAATTAA
- a CDS encoding transcriptional repressor, producing the protein MESRLDRIKKQLHAASYKLTPQREATVRVLLEHEEDHLSAEDVYLLVKEKAPEIGLATVYRTLELLTELKIVDKINFGDGVSRYDLRKEGAAHFHHHLVCIECGAVDEIQEDLLEDVEAIVERDWNFKIKDHRLTFHGICHRCQDKHEGQ; encoded by the coding sequence ATGGAAAGTCGGCTTGACCGAATAAAAAAACAACTGCATGCAGCAAGCTATAAATTAACGCCGCAACGTGAAGCGACAGTACGGGTGTTGCTCGAACATGAAGAAGATCATTTAAGCGCGGAAGATGTTTACCTCCTCGTGAAAGAAAAAGCTCCTGAGATTGGGTTAGCTACTGTATATCGCACGTTGGAGTTATTAACAGAATTGAAAATTGTCGATAAAATTAATTTCGGGGATGGCGTTTCCCGCTACGATCTTCGTAAAGAAGGTGCGGCTCACTTTCACCATCATTTAGTGTGCATTGAATGTGGCGCGGTTGATGAAATTCAAGAAGATTTATTAGAAGATGTCGAGGCGATTGTGGAACGGGATTGGAATTTTAAAATTAAAGATCACCGCTTGACGTTTCACGGCATTTGTCATCGTTGTCAAGATAAGCATGAGGGGCAGTAA
- the deoA gene encoding pyrimidine-nucleoside phosphorylase (Catalyzes the reversible phosphorolysis of thymidine, deoxyuridine and their analogues to their respective bases and 2-deoxyribose 1-phosphate) codes for MRMVDLIEKKRDGHALTKEEIQFIIEGYTKGDIPDYQMSALAMAIFFRGMNEEETAELTMAMVHSGDTIDLSRIEGIKVDKHSTGGVGDTTTLVLGPLVASVGVPVAKMSGRGLGHTGGTIDKLESVPGFHVEISNDEFIDLVNKNKIAVVGQSGNLTPADKKLYALRDVTATVNSIPLIASSIMSKKIAAGADAIVLDVKTGAGAFMKDLNDAKALAKAMVDIGNRVGRKTMAIISDMSQPLGYAIGNALEVKEAIDTLKGEGPEDLQELCLVLGSHMVYLAEKASSLEEARHMLEKAMKDGSALQTFKTFLAAQGGDASVVDDPSKLPQAKYVIELEAKEDGYVSEIVADAVGTAAMWLGAGRATKESTIDLAVGLVLRKKVGDAVKKGESLVTIYSNREQIDDVKQKLYENIRISATPVQAPTLIYDKIS; via the coding sequence ATGAGAATGGTCGATTTAATTGAGAAAAAACGTGATGGTCATGCGTTAACGAAGGAAGAAATTCAATTTATTATTGAAGGCTATACAAAAGGTGACATTCCTGATTATCAAATGAGTGCGTTAGCGATGGCGATTTTTTTCCGTGGCATGAACGAAGAAGAGACGGCGGAATTAACGATGGCGATGGTGCATTCAGGGGATACGATCGACCTCTCGAGAATTGAGGGCATTAAAGTTGATAAACATTCAACAGGTGGGGTAGGCGATACGACGACTCTCGTTTTAGGTCCGCTTGTTGCTTCTGTCGGCGTTCCGGTTGCGAAAATGTCTGGGCGTGGGCTCGGTCATACGGGCGGAACGATCGATAAATTAGAATCTGTGCCAGGATTTCATGTTGAAATTAGCAATGATGAATTTATCGATCTTGTTAATAAAAATAAAATTGCGGTTGTCGGTCAGTCGGGAAACTTAACGCCAGCTGATAAGAAACTGTACGCGCTTCGCGATGTGACAGCAACGGTCAATAGCATTCCGTTAATTGCCTCATCGATTATGAGCAAAAAAATTGCCGCAGGGGCAGATGCGATCGTACTTGACGTAAAAACAGGTGCGGGCGCGTTTATGAAAGATTTAAACGATGCGAAAGCATTAGCGAAAGCGATGGTGGATATCGGAAATCGGGTTGGACGTAAAACGATGGCAATTATTTCTGATATGAGCCAGCCGCTCGGTTATGCGATCGGAAATGCGCTTGAAGTAAAAGAAGCGATCGATACGTTAAAAGGCGAAGGTCCAGAAGATTTACAAGAACTGTGCTTAGTGCTTGGTAGCCACATGGTATATTTAGCGGAAAAAGCATCTTCGCTTGAAGAAGCTCGTCATATGTTAGAAAAAGCGATGAAAGACGGTTCAGCCCTTCAAACATTTAAAACGTTCTTAGCTGCACAAGGTGGCGATGCATCTGTTGTCGATGACCCAAGCAAATTACCGCAAGCGAAATATGTCATTGAACTTGAAGCAAAAGAAGATGGATACGTATCGGAAATTGTCGCCGATGCGGTCGGAACGGCAGCAATGTGGCTCGGTGCGGGGCGTGCGACGAAAGAATCGACAATCGACTTAGCGGTCGGTTTAGTGCTTCGTAAAAAAGTGGGCGATGCGGTGAAAAAAGGTGAATCGCTCGTTACGATTTACAGCAACCGCGAACAAATTGATGATGTAAAACAAAAACTATATGAAAACATTCGTATTTCAGCAACACCTGTTCAAGCTCCAACATTAATTTACGATAAAATTTCGTAA
- a CDS encoding purine-nucleoside phosphorylase produces MNRTAIEQAAQFLKEKFPTPPQIGLILGSGLGVLADEIEQAIKIPYSDIPNFPVSTVEGHAGQLVYGQLEGATVIVMQGRFHYYEGYSFDKVTFPVRVMKALGVEQLIVTNAAGGVNESFEPGDLMIISDHINNMGGNPLIGPNDPALGVRFPDMTEAYSKRLRQLAKDVANDIGLRVREGVYVANTGPAYETPAEIRMIRVMGGDAVGMSTVPEVIVARHAGMEVLGISCISNMAAGILDQPLTHDEVIETTEKVKADFLRFVKAIVRSMAKK; encoded by the coding sequence ATGAATCGAACAGCTATTGAACAAGCGGCACAATTTTTAAAAGAAAAGTTTCCAACTCCACCGCAAATCGGTCTTATTCTTGGTTCTGGCTTAGGTGTGTTGGCCGATGAAATTGAACAAGCCATTAAAATTCCGTACAGCGACATTCCGAATTTCCCTGTATCGACGGTCGAAGGGCATGCAGGTCAGCTCGTATATGGCCAGTTAGAAGGGGCGACTGTCATCGTCATGCAAGGGCGCTTCCATTACTATGAGGGGTACAGTTTCGATAAAGTGACGTTTCCTGTCCGTGTGATGAAAGCGCTCGGTGTTGAGCAATTAATTGTGACAAATGCCGCAGGCGGTGTAAACGAATCGTTCGAACCAGGCGATTTAATGATTATTTCGGATCACATTAATAACATGGGCGGCAATCCGCTTATCGGCCCAAATGACCCAGCACTTGGCGTGCGCTTTCCAGACATGACAGAAGCGTATAGTAAACGACTTCGTCAACTCGCCAAAGATGTGGCAAATGACATCGGTTTACGTGTACGTGAAGGTGTGTATGTCGCCAATACCGGTCCAGCATACGAAACGCCGGCAGAAATTCGTATGATTCGTGTCATGGGTGGCGATGCAGTCGGTATGTCAACGGTACCTGAAGTGATCGTTGCTCGTCATGCCGGGATGGAAGTACTCGGTATTTCGTGTATTTCGAATATGGCCGCAGGTATTTTAGATCAGCCACTCACACATGATGAAGTCATCGAAACGACGGAAAAAGTAAAAGCCGACTTTTTGCGATTTGTCAAAGCGATCGTGCGTAGCATGGCGAAAAAATAA